A genomic window from Gemmatimonadota bacterium includes:
- a CDS encoding threonine/serine dehydratase, whose product MDPEVAAEPVRAAARRLRGRVHRTPVHTCRTLDDAAGTPLALKCESLQKTGSYKVRGALNRALTLPPETLARGLVTVSAGNHAQAVAWAAARSGTRATVVMPASAPRAKVEGARGYGAQVVLVPDAVAAFAEAERLAREEGYYLLHPFDDPHVIAGQGTVGMEILEQVPGTRRVVVPIGGGGLIAGIATWFAALRPEAEIWGVEPVGAAAMRASLDRGQPVRLERVASIADGLAAPMAGQLTYPIVRAHVREVVTVEDTEIGAAMRWILERAKLVVEPAGAAALAAVLSGRIPVGADDAPTVVVLSGGNVDPDRIPALLAGG is encoded by the coding sequence ATGGACCCTGAGGTCGCCGCGGAGCCGGTGCGGGCTGCCGCCCGACGCCTGCGCGGGCGCGTCCACCGCACCCCTGTCCACACCTGCCGCACGCTCGATGATGCGGCCGGCACGCCACTGGCGCTGAAGTGCGAGAGCCTGCAGAAGACCGGCTCCTACAAGGTGCGCGGGGCGCTCAACCGCGCGCTGACGCTTCCGCCGGAGACGCTGGCGCGCGGACTGGTGACCGTGTCCGCCGGGAACCACGCCCAGGCGGTGGCCTGGGCCGCCGCGCGGTCCGGCACCCGGGCGACGGTGGTGATGCCCGCATCGGCGCCCCGGGCCAAGGTGGAGGGCGCCCGGGGCTACGGTGCACAGGTCGTGCTCGTCCCGGACGCGGTCGCGGCGTTCGCCGAAGCCGAGCGCCTCGCCCGGGAGGAGGGCTACTACCTGCTCCACCCGTTCGACGACCCCCACGTCATCGCCGGGCAGGGCACGGTCGGGATGGAGATCCTGGAGCAGGTGCCGGGCACGCGGCGGGTGGTGGTGCCGATCGGCGGCGGCGGCCTGATCGCGGGGATCGCCACCTGGTTCGCCGCCCTGCGGCCGGAAGCCGAGATCTGGGGGGTGGAGCCGGTGGGCGCCGCCGCGATGCGCGCGAGCCTCGACCGCGGCCAGCCGGTGCGGCTGGAGCGCGTCGCGTCCATCGCCGATGGTCTGGCGGCGCCCATGGCCGGGCAGCTGACCTACCCGATCGTGCGGGCCCACGTCCGGGAGGTCGTGACCGTGGAGGACACCGAGATCGGGGCGGCGATGCGCTGGATCCTCGAGCGCGCCAAGCTGGTGGTCGAGCCGGCGGGAGCGGCCGCGCTCGCGGCCGTGCTGTCGGGTCGGATCCCGGTGGGCGCGGACGACGCCCCCACGGTGGTCGTGCTGTCGGGCGGCAACGTGGACCCCGACCGTATCCCCGCCCTGTTGGCCGGCGGCTGA
- a CDS encoding TonB-dependent receptor, whose product MRTKLARFAPVALLLTGLMTSPAAAQQGTLNGRVVDAETGTPVQDVAIEVLGTGDAQAAGVLGNANGQFRLSLVSGTYSIVASRIGYESARVDGVSIAAGETTDLTIELRSNAFVLNPIVVTASRRQEKALESPASVTIVGAEAIEERAALSPVEHVKALPGVDVAQSGLSQANVVTRGFNNVFSGALLVMTDNRYASVPSLRVNAWNFIPINNLDLQRMEVVLGPGAALYGPNSASGVLHMITTSPIDDPGTRAAIAGGERSVFQGQFRTGVALSDRVGFKISGQYSQGDDWVYRDPAEVEAALDDPSNPLIGARDFEQKRWGGEARLDLRPWDDGEIIFNAGLNTAVSTIELTGQGAGQAKDWTYSYFQTRVNKGGLFAQFFLNSSNAGDTYLLRTGDRIVDESKFYATQLQYSLDVGERQELIFGVDGQWTRPETDGTITGRNEDDDSIDEIGGYVHSTTALSDQFDVVAALRIDNHNRLEDLVFSPRAALVFHPNDNQNLRFTFNRAFSTPTTNNLFLDLLARRIPITSTISYDLRTLGVPETGFTFDNLCTGGFEGLCMYSPFAAGQLPANAGVLWDGLVVPQLVAGLPATLTPFAGAIEAALRSGNPLAADLTRLMVLNTEGGQPFLPSSTPTPIEAIKPTITNTLEVGYKGILGERFLASVDLYRSQVQDFVGPLRVETPTVFFDPQGTAAYLQSLLAPVLGPAIGAENLAAVIAEMTTAAAQIPLGTVAPDQAPGPDILLTYRNFGDVSFWGADFAGQFLVTDRFSVTGGFSLVSKDCFDANEDGTVDCNGVSDIALNAPKHKGSLGARFSDVRRGITVESRARYTAGFPVNSGVYKGNLDAYTVVDANVSYQLPWLPDATVGVTATNLFDNMHREFVGAPEIGRLILTRLQVAF is encoded by the coding sequence ATGCGTACGAAGCTGGCGAGATTCGCGCCGGTCGCGCTGTTGCTGACCGGCCTCATGACCTCCCCCGCGGCCGCCCAGCAGGGCACGTTGAACGGCCGGGTCGTGGACGCCGAGACGGGCACACCCGTGCAGGACGTGGCAATCGAGGTGCTGGGAACCGGCGATGCCCAGGCCGCCGGCGTCCTGGGCAACGCGAACGGGCAGTTCCGCTTGTCCCTGGTGAGCGGGACGTACTCGATCGTAGCCTCACGCATCGGGTACGAGTCCGCTCGCGTCGACGGGGTGAGCATCGCGGCGGGTGAGACCACCGACCTGACCATCGAGCTTCGCTCGAACGCCTTCGTCCTCAACCCGATCGTCGTGACCGCCTCCCGCCGCCAGGAGAAGGCGTTGGAGTCCCCGGCATCGGTGACGATCGTGGGCGCCGAGGCCATCGAGGAGCGCGCGGCCCTGTCGCCGGTCGAGCACGTGAAGGCGCTGCCGGGGGTGGACGTGGCCCAGTCCGGGCTGTCCCAGGCCAACGTCGTCACCCGCGGGTTCAACAACGTCTTCTCCGGCGCGTTGCTGGTGATGACGGACAACCGCTACGCCAGCGTGCCCTCCCTCCGGGTGAACGCCTGGAACTTCATCCCGATCAACAACCTCGACCTCCAGCGCATGGAGGTGGTGCTGGGTCCGGGCGCCGCGCTCTACGGCCCCAACAGCGCCAGCGGCGTGCTGCATATGATCACCACGTCGCCCATCGACGATCCGGGCACGCGCGCCGCCATCGCCGGGGGGGAGCGCTCCGTGTTCCAGGGGCAGTTCCGGACCGGCGTGGCCCTCTCCGACCGGGTCGGCTTCAAGATCTCGGGGCAGTATTCGCAGGGGGACGACTGGGTCTACCGTGATCCGGCCGAGGTGGAGGCTGCGCTCGACGACCCCTCCAATCCGCTCATCGGTGCGCGGGATTTCGAGCAGAAGCGCTGGGGCGGGGAGGCGCGCTTGGACCTGCGGCCCTGGGACGACGGGGAGATCATCTTCAATGCCGGTCTCAACACGGCGGTGTCCACGATCGAGCTGACGGGTCAGGGCGCGGGACAGGCCAAGGACTGGACGTACTCGTACTTCCAGACGCGGGTGAACAAGGGCGGTCTGTTCGCGCAGTTCTTCCTCAACTCCAGCAACGCGGGTGATACCTACCTCCTTCGCACCGGCGACCGCATCGTCGACGAGTCGAAGTTCTACGCCACGCAGCTGCAGTACAGCCTGGACGTCGGGGAACGGCAGGAGCTGATCTTCGGCGTCGACGGGCAGTGGACGCGTCCCGAGACGGACGGAACGATCACCGGTCGCAACGAGGACGACGACTCGATCGACGAGATCGGGGGATATGTCCACTCCACCACCGCGCTGTCGGACCAATTCGATGTCGTGGCCGCCCTGCGCATCGACAACCACAACCGCCTCGAGGACCTGGTGTTCTCTCCGCGCGCGGCGCTGGTCTTCCATCCCAACGACAACCAGAACCTCCGCTTCACGTTCAACCGCGCGTTCTCGACGCCCACGACGAACAACCTGTTCCTCGACCTGCTGGCGCGCCGGATCCCGATCACATCGACCATCAGCTACGACCTGCGGACTCTGGGCGTACCCGAGACCGGCTTCACGTTCGACAACTTGTGCACGGGCGGCTTCGAGGGTCTCTGCATGTACTCCCCGTTCGCGGCCGGACAGCTTCCGGCCAACGCCGGGGTCCTCTGGGACGGCCTGGTCGTCCCCCAACTCGTGGCGGGACTGCCGGCGACGCTGACGCCGTTCGCCGGCGCCATCGAGGCAGCCCTGCGCTCGGGCAACCCGCTCGCGGCGGACCTCACCCGGCTGATGGTGTTGAACACGGAAGGAGGACAGCCCTTCCTACCCTCCAGCACTCCGACGCCGATCGAGGCCATCAAGCCCACCATCACCAACACGCTGGAGGTGGGCTACAAGGGCATCTTGGGCGAGCGGTTCCTGGCTTCGGTCGATCTCTACCGCAGTCAGGTTCAGGACTTCGTCGGCCCCCTCCGGGTCGAGACGCCGACCGTCTTCTTCGACCCCCAGGGCACGGCCGCCTATCTCCAGAGTCTGCTGGCGCCGGTGCTGGGACCGGCCATCGGTGCGGAGAACCTTGCGGCCGTGATCGCGGAGATGACCACCGCCGCGGCACAAATCCCCCTGGGTACGGTGGCGCCCGATCAGGCACCGGGCCCGGATATCCTGCTCACCTACCGCAACTTCGGGGACGTGTCCTTCTGGGGCGCGGACTTCGCCGGTCAGTTCCTGGTCACGGATCGCTTCAGCGTGACCGGTGGATTCTCGCTGGTGAGCAAGGACTGCTTCGACGCCAACGAGGACGGGACCGTCGACTGCAACGGTGTGTCCGACATCGCTTTGAATGCCCCCAAGCACAAGGGGAGTCTGGGGGCGCGCTTCTCGGACGTGCGGCGCGGGATCACGGTCGAGAGCCGTGCGCGCTACACCGCCGGATTCCCGGTGAACTCGGGCGTGTACAAGGGGAACCTGGACGCCTACACCGTGGTCGACGCCAACGTGAGCTATCAGCTTCCCTGGCTGCCGGACGCGACGGTGGGGGTGACGGCCACCAACCTCTTCGACAACATGCATCGCGAGTTCGTGGGCGCGCCGGAGATCGGACGACTGATCCTGACGCGCCTCCAGGTTGCGTTCTAG
- the trxA gene encoding thioredoxin, giving the protein MTEKTNGTTTVRCPFCLTLNRVEVARAGSRPKCGSCERPLLLDRPIKVEEEDFQRTVLESGAPVLVDFYADWCQPCRMLAPMIDQIAGAEQGRLVVAKVDTDRAPDVAQRYGIRSIPTVIVFKDGEELGRSVGIMPDELKALVGQAVA; this is encoded by the coding sequence ATGACCGAGAAGACGAACGGCACGACCACGGTCCGGTGTCCCTTCTGCCTCACCCTGAACCGGGTGGAGGTGGCGCGGGCCGGGTCGCGCCCGAAGTGCGGCAGCTGCGAGCGCCCCCTCCTCCTCGACCGGCCCATCAAGGTCGAGGAGGAGGACTTCCAGCGCACGGTGCTGGAGTCGGGCGCGCCGGTGCTGGTGGATTTCTACGCCGATTGGTGCCAGCCCTGCCGGATGCTGGCTCCGATGATCGACCAGATCGCGGGAGCGGAGCAGGGCAGGCTGGTGGTGGCCAAGGTGGACACCGACCGCGCTCCGGACGTGGCGCAACGCTACGGCATCCGGAGCATCCCGACGGTGATCGTGTTCAAGGACGGAGAGGAGCTCGGGCGCAGCGTCGGCATCATGCCCGACGAGCTCAAGGCGCTCGTCGGACAGGCGGTCGCCTGA
- the rpiA gene encoding ribose-5-phosphate isomerase RpiA, with translation MSGGAAGAAEALKRQAAASALTRVRSGMRLGLGTGSTADQLLDALGEAITTGALQDIAGVPTSERTAERARRAGIPLVSLEACPELDLAIDGADEFDPDLELIKGLGGALLREKMIAQAARAFLVMVDDSKRVGRLGEKAPLPVEVVPFMVGAHEPFLRALGADPVLRRSGDGTPYRTDNGNLILDCRFARGIADPAELEQLLQRRAGVVESGLFVGMTTEVHVAGPDGVRILTRGAA, from the coding sequence CTGAGCGGGGGGGCGGCGGGCGCCGCCGAGGCGCTCAAACGGCAGGCCGCCGCCAGCGCGCTGACCCGCGTACGGTCGGGGATGCGGCTCGGGCTGGGCACCGGCTCGACGGCCGACCAGCTGCTCGACGCGCTCGGCGAGGCGATCACGACGGGGGCTCTCCAGGACATCGCGGGGGTCCCCACCTCGGAGCGCACCGCGGAGCGGGCGCGGCGGGCCGGCATCCCGCTCGTGTCCCTCGAGGCGTGCCCGGAGCTCGACCTCGCCATCGACGGGGCCGACGAGTTCGACCCGGACCTCGAGCTCATCAAGGGCCTGGGGGGGGCACTCCTGCGCGAGAAGATGATCGCGCAGGCGGCGCGCGCGTTCCTCGTCATGGTGGACGACAGCAAGCGGGTCGGTCGCCTGGGGGAGAAGGCACCGCTGCCGGTGGAGGTCGTGCCGTTCATGGTGGGTGCCCACGAGCCCTTCCTGCGGGCGTTGGGGGCCGATCCGGTCCTTCGCCGGTCGGGCGACGGCACGCCCTACCGCACCGACAACGGCAACCTGATCCTCGACTGCCGCTTCGCCCGGGGGATCGCCGACCCGGCGGAGCTCGAGCAGCTGCTGCAACGGCGGGCAGGTGTGGTCGAGAGCGGGCTGTTCGTGGGGATGACGACGGAGGTGCACGTGGCCGGACCGGACGGTGTGCGGATCCTGACCCGGGGCGCAGCATGA
- the rpe gene encoding ribulose-phosphate 3-epimerase, with protein MIRIAPSILSADFGRLAEQVQEVERAGADWIHVDVMDGHFVPNLTIGPLITAAVRRATALPVDVHLMIEAPERYLAAFADAGADRITVHRETCPHLHRTLEEIERLGCPAGVALNPATPLSSIGDVVGDLDLLLVMTVNPGFGGQRFIRTMLPKIREARALLREAGREGACLQVDGGIDARTAPEAVEAGADVLVAGSAVYGHAQGAPAGIAALRDALAAGRP; from the coding sequence ATGATCCGCATCGCGCCCTCCATCCTGTCGGCGGACTTCGGCCGGCTGGCCGAGCAGGTGCAGGAGGTCGAGCGCGCGGGTGCCGACTGGATCCACGTGGACGTCATGGACGGCCACTTCGTACCCAACCTCACCATCGGTCCGCTGATCACTGCGGCCGTGCGGCGGGCCACGGCGCTGCCGGTGGACGTGCATCTGATGATCGAGGCGCCGGAGCGCTACCTGGCGGCGTTCGCGGACGCGGGTGCCGACCGCATCACGGTGCACCGGGAGACCTGTCCCCACCTGCACCGCACGCTGGAGGAGATCGAGCGGCTCGGGTGTCCGGCCGGCGTGGCGCTGAATCCCGCCACGCCGCTGTCGTCGATCGGGGACGTGGTCGGAGACCTGGACCTCCTCCTGGTGATGACCGTCAACCCGGGCTTCGGGGGCCAGCGCTTCATCCGCACCATGCTCCCCAAGATCCGCGAGGCCCGGGCTCTGCTCCGCGAGGCGGGCCGGGAGGGCGCCTGCCTGCAGGTGGACGGTGGGATCGACGCCCGGACGGCGCCCGAGGCCGTCGAGGCCGGAGCGGACGTCCTGGTGGCGGGCTCCGCCGTCTATGGACACGCCCAGGGCGCGCCCGCCGGGATCGCCGCGCTCCGGGACGCCCTCGCGGCGGGTCGGCCGTGA
- a CDS encoding response regulator, translated as MTDPAIDRERFARLEEWGGPTLVTQLVDLFVTQTPGRVAAIRHGSSAAGRDEGVRAAHSLRSTALNLGAVRLAGLAEEAENALKTGDLPGLAALADAMDEEYGRARRELTGGPDPSAAPEKDRRVKPRIAVVEDNPDNRLLIQALLGDRYDISEYENGKDALEGISADPPDVVLLDISLPEMDGTEVLALLRQDMRLDGLPVVALTAHAMAGDRERFLGLGFNDYLTKPIVDEDALIEAIERWRQPTS; from the coding sequence GTGACGGACCCTGCCATCGACCGGGAGCGCTTCGCCCGGCTGGAGGAATGGGGTGGTCCGACCCTCGTGACCCAGCTCGTCGACCTGTTCGTGACCCAGACGCCGGGACGTGTTGCGGCGATCCGGCACGGTTCTTCCGCTGCGGGCCGTGACGAAGGCGTGCGAGCGGCCCATTCGCTCCGCTCGACCGCCCTGAACCTGGGCGCCGTGCGCCTGGCCGGGCTGGCCGAGGAGGCGGAGAACGCCTTGAAAACCGGCGATCTCCCCGGCCTGGCCGCATTGGCGGATGCCATGGACGAGGAGTACGGCCGTGCCCGACGCGAGCTCACGGGCGGGCCGGATCCCTCGGCCGCACCGGAAAAGGATCGCCGCGTGAAGCCACGAATTGCCGTCGTGGAGGACAATCCCGACAACCGCCTGCTCATCCAGGCGCTGCTCGGAGACCGATACGACATCTCCGAGTACGAGAATGGAAAGGATGCCCTGGAGGGCATCTCCGCCGACCCGCCGGACGTCGTGCTGCTCGACATCTCCCTTCCGGAGATGGACGGCACCGAGGTCCTCGCCCTGCTGCGCCAGGATATGCGCCTGGACGGCCTGCCGGTCGTGGCCCTGACGGCCCACGCCATGGCGGGAGACCGGGAGCGGTTCCTCGGCCTGGGATTCAACGACTACCTCACCAAGCCGATCGTCGACGAAGACGCCCTGATCGAGGCCATCGAAAGGTGGCGCCAACCGACCTCCTGA
- a CDS encoding response regulator: MAPTDLLNAEARARRGAPWTSPSEAGPAALFSVPVPGVDRTRARIVTYWVMLLAFLFLAVLGRTTTWLGNASLHTLLEAVAGVFGIAVGGLALVRYYARPERLFLHLAVGFLGAGILTVVHATVTGPLAPLHSGEAFSERDSWTWLAAQLHLGLFLMGALAAGMRVRPQGAALRDRWIYLAGTLSAVSLGALALRGGLPTAVRPTLGVDRPFELVPALFLALALVGFLRREGWRSERFQHWLVMGLWMGVVSHVAYMAFSTRPFDGLYDMAHVLKVGSYLAVLVGLLLSLYARLRLGGEAFVAERVLKESRHQLQDFLDNASDLLQSAAPDGRILYANRAWKQALGYTDGEIAKLDIFSIVHPNSLSRFRRQFQRVLGGESATHVEVEFVAADGRIIICSGNMNCRFEDGKPVATRSIFRDVTEQRQAERALEASKANLTALVENTGDAIWSVDPQLRLITFNAAFSLMVEARTGREPRVGAPLEAVLRIDEVEWYRELYQRALAGARFSQVRTEEIDGQERHFELFFNPILGDLGPRGVVVFGKDVTPRRRAEEALRVAKEEAEAANRAKSHFLASMSHELRTPLNSVIGFANVLLKNRSGGLSDQDLEFTRRIHDNGKHLLTLINDVLDLAKVESGRMEVELAPVDVRTLVRETLHQLEGQVRGRAVQLKADVPDDLRPLRTDPRRLKQVIINLVGNALKFTETGEVRVHVEASGATRQVTSIAVVDTGIGIPTDRLDAIFEAFQQAEAGTTRRYGGTGLGLTISRSICQLLGYQLTVSSTVGEGSQFRIAIPETMPRPGREPLLTPPGRGLEELDLDPRLRGRGRQLALVVDDEPDSSLLIVHHLKEFGLDVVMAASGEAGLARARERKPDLITVDLMMPGMSGWEFIRQVKADPDLQDVPVVVVSIVAGEGGGRTLGAVDLLTKPVERDAFLRTLWRSLPRNGRRILLVDDDAATRDQVERYLSTTELEVQSVTNGREALNVLSGYHPDLVLLDLMMPVMDGMTFLNELRSDPEYLGLPVVVLTAKTLTPAERAELELRTSGVVQKSDDLRTQLRDVVSNILSERGALTP, from the coding sequence GTGGCGCCAACCGACCTCCTGAACGCGGAGGCCCGGGCCCGCCGGGGCGCGCCGTGGACCTCGCCCTCCGAGGCGGGTCCGGCGGCGCTGTTCTCGGTGCCGGTCCCGGGCGTGGACCGCACCCGCGCCCGCATCGTCACCTATTGGGTGATGCTGCTGGCGTTCCTGTTCCTGGCCGTCCTGGGGCGGACCACGACCTGGCTGGGCAACGCCTCGCTGCACACGCTGCTGGAGGCGGTGGCCGGCGTGTTCGGGATCGCCGTGGGCGGCCTGGCGCTGGTGCGCTACTACGCCCGTCCGGAGCGCCTCTTCCTCCACCTCGCCGTCGGCTTCCTCGGAGCGGGCATCCTGACGGTCGTGCACGCCACGGTGACCGGCCCCCTGGCCCCCCTGCACTCGGGCGAGGCCTTCTCGGAGCGGGACTCCTGGACCTGGCTGGCGGCGCAGCTCCACCTGGGCCTCTTCCTGATGGGTGCCCTGGCCGCCGGGATGCGCGTGCGTCCGCAGGGCGCGGCCCTGCGCGATCGCTGGATCTATCTGGCGGGAACGCTGTCGGCCGTGTCGCTGGGCGCGCTCGCGCTCCGGGGCGGGCTGCCCACGGCCGTCCGTCCCACGCTCGGCGTGGACCGCCCCTTCGAGCTCGTCCCCGCGCTCTTCCTGGCCCTGGCGCTGGTCGGCTTCCTGCGCCGCGAGGGATGGCGCAGCGAGCGCTTCCAGCACTGGCTCGTCATGGGGCTGTGGATGGGCGTCGTCTCGCACGTCGCCTACATGGCCTTCTCGACCCGGCCCTTCGACGGCCTGTACGACATGGCCCACGTCCTCAAGGTCGGCAGCTACCTCGCCGTCCTCGTGGGCCTTCTGCTCAGCCTGTATGCCCGCCTCCGCCTGGGTGGCGAGGCCTTCGTCGCCGAGCGCGTCCTCAAGGAGAGCCGCCACCAGCTCCAGGACTTCCTGGACAACGCCTCCGACCTGCTGCAGAGCGCCGCGCCGGACGGCCGCATCCTCTACGCGAACCGGGCCTGGAAGCAGGCGCTCGGATACACCGACGGCGAGATCGCCAAGCTGGACATCTTCTCCATCGTGCACCCGAACTCGCTGAGCCGGTTCCGGCGTCAGTTCCAGCGCGTGCTCGGGGGCGAGTCCGCCACGCACGTGGAGGTCGAGTTCGTCGCCGCCGACGGACGCATCATCATCTGCTCCGGCAACATGAACTGCCGCTTCGAGGACGGGAAGCCGGTGGCGACGCGCAGCATCTTCCGCGACGTGACCGAGCAGCGGCAGGCGGAGCGCGCGCTCGAGGCCTCGAAGGCCAACCTCACGGCGCTGGTGGAGAACACGGGCGACGCCATCTGGTCCGTGGATCCGCAGCTCCGCCTCATCACGTTCAACGCGGCCTTCTCCCTCATGGTCGAGGCGCGCACCGGACGGGAGCCGCGGGTGGGCGCGCCCCTGGAAGCGGTGCTCCGGATCGACGAGGTGGAGTGGTACCGCGAGCTGTATCAGCGCGCCCTGGCCGGCGCCCGCTTCTCGCAAGTGCGCACGGAGGAGATCGACGGCCAGGAGCGGCACTTCGAGCTGTTCTTCAATCCCATCCTGGGCGACCTCGGTCCCCGGGGCGTGGTGGTGTTCGGGAAGGACGTCACCCCGCGGCGCCGCGCGGAGGAGGCGCTGCGCGTCGCCAAGGAGGAGGCCGAGGCCGCGAACCGCGCCAAGAGCCACTTCCTCGCGAGCATGAGCCACGAGCTGCGCACGCCGCTGAACTCCGTCATCGGGTTCGCCAACGTCCTGCTCAAGAACCGGAGCGGGGGGCTCAGCGATCAGGACCTGGAGTTCACGCGCCGCATCCACGACAACGGCAAGCACCTGCTCACCCTCATCAACGACGTGCTCGATCTGGCCAAGGTCGAGTCCGGGCGCATGGAGGTGGAGCTGGCTCCGGTGGACGTCCGGACGTTGGTGCGCGAGACGCTCCATCAGCTCGAGGGCCAGGTGCGCGGACGCGCGGTGCAGCTGAAGGCGGACGTGCCCGACGACCTGCGTCCGCTGCGCACGGACCCGCGGCGCCTGAAGCAGGTGATCATCAACCTCGTCGGGAATGCGCTCAAGTTCACCGAGACGGGCGAGGTACGCGTGCACGTCGAGGCATCGGGGGCGACCCGTCAGGTGACCAGCATCGCGGTCGTCGACACCGGGATCGGCATCCCGACCGACCGCCTCGACGCCATCTTCGAAGCCTTCCAGCAGGCGGAGGCGGGGACCACGCGTCGCTACGGCGGCACGGGTCTGGGGCTGACCATCAGCCGGTCGATCTGCCAGCTGCTGGGATATCAGCTCACGGTGTCCAGCACGGTGGGCGAAGGCTCGCAGTTCCGCATCGCCATTCCCGAGACGATGCCACGCCCCGGCCGCGAGCCGCTGCTGACCCCACCGGGGCGGGGATTGGAAGAGCTCGACCTCGACCCCCGCCTGCGCGGCCGCGGCCGCCAGCTCGCGCTGGTGGTGGACGACGAGCCCGACTCCTCGCTCCTGATCGTGCATCACCTGAAGGAGTTCGGCCTGGACGTGGTCATGGCCGCGAGCGGTGAAGCGGGCCTGGCTCGCGCGCGGGAACGCAAGCCCGACCTGATCACCGTGGACCTGATGATGCCGGGCATGAGCGGGTGGGAGTTCATCCGCCAGGTGAAGGCGGATCCCGACCTGCAGGATGTGCCCGTGGTCGTCGTGAGCATCGTGGCCGGAGAGGGCGGCGGCCGCACGCTCGGAGCGGTGGATCTGTTGACCAAGCCCGTGGAGCGCGACGCCTTCCTGCGCACGCTCTGGCGCAGCTTGCCGCGCAACGGCCGGCGCATCCTGCTCGTGGACGACGATGCCGCCACCCGCGACCAGGTGGAGCGCTACCTGAGCACGACGGAGCTGGAGGTGCAGTCCGTGACCAATGGGCGCGAAGCGCTCAACGTGCTGTCGGGCTACCACCCGGACCTGGTGCTGCTCGATCTGATGATGCCCGTGATGGACGGCATGACGTTCCTGAACGAGCTGCGCTCGGATCCCGAGTATCTGGGCCTGCCCGTGGTGGTGTTGACCGCCAAGACGCTGACGCCGGCGGAGCGGGCCGAGCTGGAGCTGCGCACGTCGGGCGTGGTGCAGAAGAGCGACGATCTGCGCACGCAGCTGCGCGACGTCGTCTCCAACATCCTGAGCGAGCGCGGCGCGCTCACGCCCTGA